The sequence GCTCACCAATTTATCAAGGTCATCGGTTCCAATGATGCTTTCTATCCGCCGCAGCCACAGCTGGTACGTACCCTGTTCGCGCTGAAGCTGTTGGATGCGTCGTTCGAGGGTTTCAATTTCTGCAACGGCTTCGTCAATGCTGGTCATGCCTTTCGCAAAGAGCAGTTCTTTTGCTTCGTAAAAGGCATCAAGCTGCTCTTGCATGCTTTGCATCATGAGCTCGGTGTCTTCGTCGTTGAGGCTCTCGCCGTCATCGCCCGTCGTCCACTCGTCATACGGACGGCCTTCAGTCATGGAGTACACCTCCATGAGCTGAGTAGAAAGCCCCTGGACCATCTCAACAATGGCATCGGCCGACGAGACGCCGATTTCGCGTTCTAGCAGCTCTTGTTCCGCGTAGAACGCCTCAAGCTGCTCGAAGTTATCTTGGCCCATGTCGTGTCTGTCAACGCGCCGCTGCACATTTTCTTTGTCCATGTACATTTCTTGCAGCTGCTGTTGCATGCTGTTTACCATGTCGATGGCATCAGCCACCGAGCGGACGCCGAGTTCTTCCAGGCGTTCTTGCTCGGTTTGCAGAATGTCTAGCTGCTCCTTCATGCGCAGCACCTGTTTTGAGAGCTGCGACGCGTCTTTGGCGGTGCTCACGTTCAGCGCTTCTCGTATGTGGTGGAGGTGGCGCTTCGCCTTGCGAAGGGTGTTGCGCTCATCTTTCAGCGCGCGAAGACGGTCGCTGGTGCGGTCGATAAGGTCGTCCAGCTGCTCGGCCGGTGGTTGCCCATCGCGCTGCAGCGAAGCGTTGCCTGCATCCAGCAAGGTGTTGGTGTGGTTGCTGAGCGCCTGAATGCCCGCCATGAGCGTTGATGCCTGTGCAGGAGGGGCTCCCAACCGCTTGCCAAGGTGGTTCAGGGCTTCAGCAACCTCCGGGGCGTCGTCTAACACAAGCGCAGATGCTGGAGTCGCCCCGGAGGAGGCTTCCGAACGATCTATGTTCCTGTATAAATCTACCAGTTGCTCTTCCATGCTATCGATCATAGCAAGCGCAGCATCCACGTCACTGATGTTATGATGCTGCAGTTTTTCCTGCTCTTGCGCGAGGTGCTCCATCCGGGCTGTAACATTGTGCACCAAAGCTTCCAATTCGCGCGCCTGCTCTGGGGTCGTAACCCCAAGGATTTCATGAACTTCGTCCGTAACTGCTGTAGAGGAAGGGGGATTGTCTAGCGCATCATTCTCCAGCGCATCATTCTCCTCTTCATCCACTGTCAGGTACAAGTCCACCAGTTGCTCCTCCATCGTATCGATGAGCGCCCGCATGGTCGGTGCGTGAGAAGAAGATTCATGGGTTGCAGCAGGTTCTGGTGTTTCCAACAGCGCGTGAATGTGCGTACCCATGCGGTGCAGCTGCTCGCGCAGCGCGCGCGCTTCGTCGGGCGTATGTGCACCCAGGATGTGCTGTATTTCCTCAAGAACGGCATCAGACGCGGCTGACGAAGCCTCCAGATCTGCCTCTCGCTCCTCATAAAGAGCAGCGAGCTGCTCTTCCAGGCTTTGTATCATGGTAAGTATGTCGTCGGCGTCTTCTAAGCCGGTTTCATTGGAGAGATGCTTCTTGTGATTGGAAAGGACGTGCAGGTTATCGGACATGCGTCGCACCGTTTGGGCGAGAGCGTCGACCTCTGCCGCATTCGACACGCCAAGAGTGTCCTCTATAACCTTTGGAAGCGTCGCGTCCCCTTGGTCGCGCTGCTCGTAAAGGTCTACGAGCTGCTGCTCCATGTTTGTAATCATGTCGAGCAGGTCGTCGGCTGTGTCGACGCCTACCTCCGCGGTGATCTGCTCCTTTGCGGCCAGCAGGTCATCAAGGTGGCGTTGCATGCCTCGCACCTTCTGGGCTAGGTTACGTGCCTCCTCGGGCGTGCGTATCCCAAGGACAGACGTGGTGGCGTCGAGGAGGGCGCGGGTCTCTTTATCAATGGAGCGCGTGCGCAGCGCATCTCGCTCTTCGCGTAATGTATCTACTTGCTCTTTTAGGGTTGCGCGTTCTTTCGTCAGCCGGTCTACACGCTCGCGCAGGGCCTGCTGTGTCTGTTCGGCTTCGTTTAGACGTTCCTGCAGCGCATGGATCTCGTCCAGGGCCTCTTCGGTGCTCGACCAGCCAGCTGCTGCAAGGCGCTCTTTTTCATCATACAGAGTCTCAACTTGTCTTTGCAGGCTCTCAACACGTGCTTGCACTTCCTCCAGGCTATTCACGTCAAGGTTGTCCATCAGTTGGTTGACCTCAACGTGAAGCGTATCCATCTCGGATGCACTGCCCTCAGCTTCCAGGCGCTCTAATAGGGCCGCATTGCGATCGCGGAGCGTTTCGAGCTTGTGCTGCATTCGTTGCAACACTTCCTCAACGTCGTATACGCTCACCAGGCCATCGGAAGAGGCGTGGGGGGCCTCGGGGTCCGGCACGTTTGTTTGAGCGCGTAGCATGCGCACCTTGGTGACTACTGCATCAGGCGAATCCGCGCCAAGCATTTCGCACAGCTGCTTCCAGGGTTTTGTGGAGGATGCGCTTTCACTTGAATGGTTGGGATGGGGCGTACTCGAATCGTGCTGTGTAGCCATTGGCTTGTGCGTTTGGGTAGAAAACTTGTGGCCGCTGGTTAAGCCCGCATCTGGGTGCGACTGGCTGCTTCTGGGTGCGATTAACTGTGCCCACACCGATGGCCACGCGGCGTGCTAGCGGTGTCGTATGCGTTGCTGGAGCATTGGGGTAATGCTTCCGCTACAGCTGCAACGTAGGGGTTTTGAATACAAGGAGCATAGGTGCTGGCCGATACCCGCTCAAGCACCGGACCGATGCATGGGCAGCAAGTGGGTAGCAATCATCAGCGTACGGGATTGTCGCTTCCAGTTTACAATAAACTACAACAAAAAACATACCTTCTCAGCGTTCGCTTCTATATTAGAATTTTCTGCCCACCGGATGAGGGGGCATGTGAATGCCCAAGAAGCTGTTGGGCGAGCGTCAATTAATGAGGATTGATCATCAGATCGCTCCGTCTTCTTAGGCGCACCCTCCTCTTGGAACAGAGGCGGCGGGCAGAAGGGGCGTAGAGAAGTGCTTGCCGAATCGTCTTAGCGACACACTTCACAGTGCGTCAATGTTCACCCAGTAGGTCCTGCACCAGCTTCGTCGCATCGACCGTAACGACCGCTTCGTGGCCGTTACGGCTTCCCAAGATAAGTACCCGCATGTTTTCTTAGCACAAGCCCCCGTGCGCCTTAACTGAAGATCGTGCCCATTTGGTATTGAAAGGCCCACCCTCCGGTGGGCAGTGCACGGTGGTCACTCTAAGCCATGTTGCCGATAGTGTGTGAAGCTACAAAGTCCCGTTGTGGAAGACAATGTCGCCGTAATAAGTCGTTGCTGTGCCGCCGGTGTTGTCGGTGTCGGTCATGAGCGCGACGCCGTTGATGGGCGGCACCGGGCCGTCGCCCCCGAAGGCCGCGCGGTAATCGGCGACGATGTTGCGGCGGTACGTGCGCCACGTGCCGGTGTGCTGCGGGCCGCTCTCTACCGGAAGCATCATCACCCAGTCGGTGTACGGACTCGGCAGAAATTGGCCCTTCGGTGCGCGGGTGGCCCAGATGTAGCACAGGGCCCGCGCTGGAATTTCGTCGTACCCCAAAGCGCGCAGCGCGCCCAGTTTGAGGCGGGCCCCGAGGCCGCTGGGTGTGTAGTCGAACAGCAGGTAGAGCCGGGCCGCATAGTCGTCGGTGGCCTTGCGGGTGGCATCGGCCGCTTCCACGACGCTTTCTGCGCGCCACGACCATTCCAGCACCGGGTAGGCCGATGGATCGACGGTGCGACGGGTGACGAGCCCCGACGCGCCGCCCGCGCTTTGTGCCCGCACCACCCGCTGCGAATCGAGGCGCACCAGCCGGTAGTCCGTCGCCTGGTCGATGGACGTAAAGGCAAGCGACTCCCAGCCGTGGGGGAGCATGCCGGTGGTGTCAGCGGCCGAGAAGTGGCCTACACGGAGCGGATCCACAGAGTGAACGGCGCCGGCGGTGGCGCCGATGAGGAGACAAACGATGAGCGTACGCATGGCCCGGGAGCTTCAGTGGGTAGGTGTCATGAAGTGCCGGGGAACGGTAGCGTACCACACGCGGCATACAAGCGCAACAGCCGCCCTGCAACAGATTGGTAAGGATAGGTTCGGTTTAAACCCCTGATGGCTAAGGCGCCGGGCCGCTACCGTTCCGGGCAGCATCCAAAGAAAACAGCCGAGACGCGGAAGCATCCCGGCTGCTGCAGGGCCGCACGTAACGCGCGGCTTCGATCTGTGCGTTGCGATTACATGTTTTCGACGATCGCATCGCCAAATTCGCTCGTGGAGAGCAGCGTCGCATCGTCCATCGCGCGCTCAAAGTCGTACGTCACCCGCTTCTGGCGGATCGTCTCCTCCAGGGCGTCCACAATCAGGTCGGCAGCCTCGTTCCAGCCCATGTAGCGGAACATCATCTCGCCCGACAGGATGATGGACGAGGGGTTCACCTTGTCCTGGCCGGCGTACTTCGGCGCGGTGCCGTGCGTTGCCTCAAAGATGGATTGCCCGCTGTTGTAGTTGATGTTGGCGCCCGGGGCAATGCCAATGCCGCCTACTTGCGCGGCCAGCGCGTCGGAGATGTAGTCGCCGTTCAGGTTCATCGTGGCGATGATGTCGTATTCCTCGGGCCGCAGGATGATCTGCTGCAAGAACGCATCGGCGATGACGTCCTTCACCACAATCTCGCGGCCATCGTCGAGCGTAATCACCTGCCACGGGCCGCCGTCGAGGGCTTCGGCCCCGTAGTCTTCCTTGGCCACCTCGTAGCCCCAGTCGCGGAAGGAGCCCTCGGTGAACTTCATGATGTTGCCCTTGTGCACGAGCGTCACGCTGTCGTCGCCGCGCTCAATGGCATAGTCGATGGCCGAGCGCACCAGCCGCTTGGTGCCTTCTTCGCTGATCGGCTTGATGCCAATGCCGCTCGTTTCGGGGAAGCGGATGGTTGTGGCGCCCAGCTCGTCTTGCAGGAAGTCGATGAGCTTTTTGGCCTCGGGGGTGCCGGCGCGGTACTCAATCCCGGCGTAAATGTCTTCGGAGTTTTCCCGGAAGATCGTCATGTCGACCTTTTCCGGCTCCTTTACCTGCGAGGGGACGCCGTCGAAGTAGCGCACGGGGCGCACACAGGCAAACAGGTCAAGCTGCTGCCGCAGGGCCACGTTGAGCGACCGAATGCCGCCGCCGACGGGCGTGGTGAGCGGGCCCTTAATGGCCACGAGGTATTCCCGGATGGCGGCCAACGTATCCTCGGGCAGCCACTCGCCGTACTTTTTCTGGGCCTTCTCGCCCGCAAACACCTCAAACCACACAATTTCGCGGTCGCCGCCGTAGGCGTGCTCCACGGCAGCGTCGAAAACCGTCTGCGCCGCCGGCCAGATGTCGACGCCGATGCCGTCGCCTTCAATGAACGGGATCATGGGGCGGTCGGGCACCTGCAGCGTGCCGCCTTCTTTCGTGATCTTTTCGCCGTTGGCGGGGGGCTCGATGTGGGTGTAGGTCGTGTCGGATGTATCGCTCATGTCGGTTGCTATTGATCGGAAAGACAGGTCTGCGTAGGGCGCGAGGGCCACGCAAGGGAGGCATACAACCAGTAGTATACAAAGGCGCACGCATTGTGTCTGTTAGAAAACACGAAAGAGCGCGCCTACTGTCAGGCGCTATGCATGCACGTGGGCCGAGCGGGCCACGCGCCGGGCGTTGCCACAAGGCTCAAACTCGAACTCCAGCGTGGCATGCTCAATGCCGTGGGCGTCGTTCATCTGCTGTTTGAGTTGCTGTTTGATCTGTTCCATGGCCGACAGGTCGTGCTTTTCGATGACGACATGGGCCTCGCAGGCCGTGCGATGCTCGTCGAGCTGCCACACATGCACGTGGTGCACGTCACACACGCCGCCAACGGCCTCCATGGTTGCCACGAGGCCGTTGAAGTCGAACCCCGCCGGGGCGCTCTCCATGAGGATGCGGATGGTTTGCTTCAAGAGGCTGTAGCTGTGCCCCAGGATGTAGCAGGCGAGCGCTGCCGTGAGCAGGGGGTCGATGAGCGTCCAACCGTACTGCATGATGAGCACGCCACCGACCACAACCGCTACCGACCCCAGCGCGTCGGCCACAATATGGACGAAAGTGCTCTTGATGTTGAGGCTGTCGTGCGACGGCTTGTAGAGCACCGCGGCCGTGGCCACGTTGCCCACCAGCGTGGCGAGGCCCACCCAAATCATGAGCGTGCCGTCAACGGGCGAAGGGTTCAGGTAGCGCTGCACCGCCTCAACGAGCAGGTACAGCGCAATCAGGATGAGGGTGAGGAGGTTGATGAACGCCCCGATGAGCTCGGCCCGCTCGTAACCAAACGTGCGGCGGCGGTCGGCGGCGCGGGTGGCAACGCGGCGGGCCACGAGGGAGGTGCCCATCGACAGCGTATCGCTCAGGTTGTGGGCCGCGTCGGCCATCAGGCTGAGGCTGCCCGCCACGAGGCCCGCGATAAACTCCGCAAGGGTGATGGCCAGGTTGAACACCAGGGCCAGGACCAGGCGGGTGGTGCCCACATCGCCCACGTCGTGCGCGTGGCCGCCGGAGGTGTGCGCGTGATCATGCGTGTGCGTCATGGGCACCGGAGCCGCTGAGTGAAAAAGGCCATGGACCGTCTCGTACACGGCCCCAAACGGCAATGTTCGATGGCCGCGCGGGGGCGCTACGCATTCCGCTTGGCCTCCTCCTCGGTTGACGGCAGCGTAGCCGCGACGGTACCAGCATCTGTAGGGGCCGACGCCTCGCGCGCGTACACGATCTCGTCGAGGGATTTTTCCTCCGCAACGTTCAGGCGCGCGGCGCGCTTTTCAAACTGTGCCATCCCGATGTCCACAAACGCCTCGGCGCTAATGCCAAAGGGCACGTCGTCGCCGTAGGGGGCGAGCGTAGCGGTGATGTGGTCGATAATGAGCGGGAGGAGGGCTTCCAGCCGCTCGTCGATGGCCGCGCGCACCGGCGTGCCGTGCGTTGCCAGCAGCCGCGAGAGCAGGTAGACGCCGTAGCCGATGTGGCGCGACTCGTCTTGCTGAATGTTTCGTACGATAGCGCGCACGCCGGGCATCAGGTCGTGCGTGTCGAGCACGCTGTAATACGCCG comes from Salisaeta longa DSM 21114 and encodes:
- the icd gene encoding NADP-dependent isocitrate dehydrogenase; translation: MSDTSDTTYTHIEPPANGEKITKEGGTLQVPDRPMIPFIEGDGIGVDIWPAAQTVFDAAVEHAYGGDREIVWFEVFAGEKAQKKYGEWLPEDTLAAIREYLVAIKGPLTTPVGGGIRSLNVALRQQLDLFACVRPVRYFDGVPSQVKEPEKVDMTIFRENSEDIYAGIEYRAGTPEAKKLIDFLQDELGATTIRFPETSGIGIKPISEEGTKRLVRSAIDYAIERGDDSVTLVHKGNIMKFTEGSFRDWGYEVAKEDYGAEALDGGPWQVITLDDGREIVVKDVIADAFLQQIILRPEEYDIIATMNLNGDYISDALAAQVGGIGIAPGANINYNSGQSIFEATHGTAPKYAGQDKVNPSSIILSGEMMFRYMGWNEAADLIVDALEETIRQKRVTYDFERAMDDATLLSTSEFGDAIVENM
- a CDS encoding DUF3047 domain-containing protein; this encodes MRTLIVCLLIGATAGAVHSVDPLRVGHFSAADTTGMLPHGWESLAFTSIDQATDYRLVRLDSQRVVRAQSAGGASGLVTRRTVDPSAYPVLEWSWRAESVVEAADATRKATDDYAARLYLLFDYTPSGLGARLKLGALRALGYDEIPARALCYIWATRAPKGQFLPSPYTDWVMMLPVESGPQHTGTWRTYRRNIVADYRAAFGGDGPVPPINGVALMTDTDNTGGTATTYYGDIVFHNGTL
- a CDS encoding cation diffusion facilitator family transporter codes for the protein MTHTHDHAHTSGGHAHDVGDVGTTRLVLALVFNLAITLAEFIAGLVAGSLSLMADAAHNLSDTLSMGTSLVARRVATRAADRRRTFGYERAELIGAFINLLTLILIALYLLVEAVQRYLNPSPVDGTLMIWVGLATLVGNVATAAVLYKPSHDSLNIKSTFVHIVADALGSVAVVVGGVLIMQYGWTLIDPLLTAALACYILGHSYSLLKQTIRILMESAPAGFDFNGLVATMEAVGGVCDVHHVHVWQLDEHRTACEAHVVIEKHDLSAMEQIKQQLKQQMNDAHGIEHATLEFEFEPCGNARRVARSAHVHA